TACCGCGGCTTGGCCGGCGGCGGGTTGTCGCGCACCCAGTCCTTGCGCTGTTCCGGCGTCATCTGCGACCAGCGCTCACGCAGGGCGTCGCGCTGCGCCGGTGGCATGTCGCGCATCTGACCGAACAGTGCCCGGGCCTGCTCACGCTGTTCCGGGCTCATGTGCTCGAAGCGGCGCAGACCACGGCGCGCCTTGTCACGTTCCTCCGGGCTCATCGATTGCCAGCGCTGGCCGTGCGACAGCATGCGTTGGCGCTGGCTGGCATCGGCGCTGTTCCAGCGGTCGCGC
This genomic window from Stenotrophomonas maltophilia contains:
- a CDS encoding DUF3106 domain-containing protein, which codes for MPRFNLLPLLLTLSLLPAVPALAQTAAPAAAPRPVPAAPLPAWEQLSEAQRESLLAPLRDRWNSADASQRQRMLSHGQRWQSMSPEERDKARRGLRRFEHMSPEQREQARALFGQMRDMPPAQRDALRERWSQMTPEQRKDWVRDNPPPAKPR